The Chitinophagales bacterium genome has a segment encoding these proteins:
- a CDS encoding DUF2804 family protein: protein MILKERIASFQQNNQLIPFGVYDDLITNVDTSFWDKQGLLLKKRRTERKAWTFLGYTSEDLFAGFAIADAGLTTIAFAYFYIPSENLFVEDKINIPFSFSDDFNPTLTDDWKVKDYSMQTHRQILTAISNNSKFNIEFKINLNDNGVSVMAPSKDRPFNFTYKNLALPTQVKINHQGKVYHSEGNFGGIDFTKGYPPRSTKWNWLSMIGTTESGKSIAVNLVNHFNDNLENIMWLNDERIILSDASFQNSKPLDKNPWQIKTDDGILDISFTPFGARKEDINFVMMKSWFIQPYGKFSGTIQFNNNKEAFTAFGVVEDHIALW, encoded by the coding sequence ATGATTTTGAAAGAACGCATCGCATCATTTCAACAAAATAATCAACTTATTCCTTTTGGTGTTTATGATGATTTAATTACTAATGTTGACACTAGTTTTTGGGACAAACAAGGTTTATTACTTAAAAAACGAAGAACAGAAAGAAAAGCGTGGACTTTTTTAGGTTATACATCCGAAGATTTATTTGCTGGCTTTGCTATAGCAGATGCAGGTTTAACAACTATTGCTTTTGCTTATTTCTATATTCCAAGCGAAAATTTGTTTGTAGAAGATAAAATCAACATTCCGTTTAGCTTTTCAGATGATTTCAATCCAACGCTAACAGATGATTGGAAAGTGAAAGATTATAGTATGCAAACACATCGTCAAATATTAACGGCTATTAGTAATAATAGTAAATTTAATATAGAATTTAAAATAAATTTAAATGATAATGGCGTTAGTGTAATGGCACCATCTAAAGACCGACCTTTTAATTTTACTTATAAAAATTTGGCTTTACCAACGCAAGTAAAAATCAATCATCAAGGAAAAGTATATCATAGTGAAGGCAATTTTGGTGGCATTGATTTTACCAAAGGATATCCACCACGAAGTACAAAATGGAATTGGCTGTCTATGATTGGTACTACCGAAAGTGGAAAATCAATTGCAGTAAATTTAGTCAATCACTTTAATGATAATTTAGAAAATATTATGTGGTTAAATGACGAACGCATTATTTTAAGCGATGCTTCCTTTCAAAATTCAAAACCATTAGACAAAAATCCTTGGCAAATTAAAACTGATGATGGCATTTTAGATATTTCATTTACACCATTTGGAGCAAGAAAAGAAGACATTAATTTCGTTATGATGAAGAGTTGGTTCATACAACCTTACGGAAAATTTTCAGGAACAATTCAATTTAACAACAATAAAGAAGCGTTTACGGCGTTTGGTGTAGTAGAAGATCATATAGCTTTGTGGTAA
- a CDS encoding HAD hydrolase family protein → MSTEKNYLSRLKDITTFVLDVDGVLTDGSLLATEQGELLRTFNAKDGFALFTALQQKFNICIITGGNSKAVYERFKQLGIKHIYYKIHNKKEVLENYMLETNTTVNQLLYVADDIPDIPAMKMCAIKCCPKDAVPEVQQIADYIATKNGGDGCVREIIEMVLKVQDKWFKF, encoded by the coding sequence ATGAGTACAGAAAAAAATTATTTATCTCGATTAAAAGATATTACAACTTTTGTTTTAGATGTTGATGGTGTGTTGACTGATGGATCGTTGTTAGCTACAGAACAAGGAGAGTTGCTACGGACATTTAATGCTAAAGATGGTTTTGCTTTATTTACAGCACTGCAACAAAAATTTAATATTTGTATTATTACAGGAGGAAATTCTAAAGCTGTTTATGAAAGATTCAAACAATTAGGAATTAAACATATATACTATAAAATACACAACAAAAAAGAAGTATTAGAAAATTATATGTTAGAAACAAATACTACTGTAAATCAATTACTATATGTAGCAGATGATATTCCAGATATTCCAGCTATGAAAATGTGTGCAATAAAATGTTGTCCGAAAGATGCAGTTCCAGAAGTACAACAAATAGCAGATTATATTGCTACAAAAAATGGTGGTGATGGTTGCGTTCGAGAAATTATAGAAATGGTGTTAAAAGTTCAAGATAAATGGTTTAAATTCTAA